CAAGCACCGGCCCCTGGTGCCGGTAGACTACGCCCCGGCAGACCTGGTGCCCCCGGCGGTACCGTCCGGTTCGGCCGAACCCGTGCTGGTCCGGGCCGAGGCCGCAAGCGCTCTGGAGAGCATGTTTGCTGCTGCAACAACGGAAGGCGTCAGCATCAACGTCAAGAGCAGTTATCGCTCCTATGAGACCCAGGTCAGTGTTTACTACGGTTATGTCGCCGAGAAGGGTGTGGCAGCAGCGGACACCACCTCAGCCCGCCCCGGGTTCTCCGAGCATCAAACCGGACTGGCCGTTGACATCGGTGACGCCACTGCCGGGACACTCTGCGATTTCAACTCTTGTTTTGCAGACACCGCAGCAGCTCAGTGGGTGGCCCTGCATGGCGCCGACTACGGATTCGTCGTTCGGTACGTCCCTGGCGAGGAGGCCGTCACCGGATATCTTGCCGAACCCTGGCACCTGCGCTTCGTCGGCGAGGCCGCCGCCCAGGACATGGCAGTTCGAGGAATCCACAGCTACGAGGAATATCTAGGGCTGCCCGGAGCACCCGGCTACAAATAGCACTACAGAAATTTTCTTTGAAATCCCCCGGAACCGCCAAGAGTGCGGTATTTTAGGGGCATGTTAAAGGGATTCAGAGATTTCATCATGAAGGGCAACGTCGTAGACCTTGCCGTCGCAGTGGTTATCGGTGCTGCATTCGGGGCCGTCATCAACTCCCTGGTGGAAAACATCTTGATGCCACTTATCGCAGTTATCACCCACTCACCAAACTTCGACAGCTTTGCGCTCGTCACCATCGATGGTGTTGACATCAAGTTCGGCGTGTTCCTGACAGTCCTGGTCAACTTTATTCTCATTGCTGCAGCCGTCTACTTCGTGGTCGTAATGCCCATGAACAGGATCCTCGAACGCCGCAACGCCAAACTGGGCATCAACCCGGAAGAGGAAGAGGTCGACCCCCAGGTTGCCCTGCTGACCGAAATCCGCGACGCTCTCACCACCCGCCCAACAGGCGGACTACACTAACTCCCACCCATCAAAAAGGCGGCCACCCCAACCGGGGTGGCCGCCTTTTTGGATTATTGGGTGGCGCTAAAGCGAAAGTTCCGCCCTGACCACAGTCACCAGGTCATTGCAGATGCGTTCAGCCGTCTCAATGTCCCCTGCCTCAACCATGACGCGGACCAGCGCTTCCGTGCCTGAGGGGCGCAGGAGGACACGTCCGGTGTCACCAAGTTCCGCTTCCGCCTTGGCAACGGCCGCATTGATGGCGGGGACCGAAGAGGCACGGTTCTTGTCGACGTTCTTGACGTTGATCATGATCTGCGGAAGCTTGGTCATGACCTCGGCCAGTTCCTTCAGGGGTTTGCCAGTCTTGGCCACTTGGGCAGCAAGCTGCAGGCCTGTCAGCAGGCCGTCACCCGTGGTTGCGTACTTGGAGAAGATCACGTGCCCTGACTGCTCACCGCCAAGGGTGTAGTCGCCGCGGCGCATTTCCTCAAGGACGTAACGGTCGCCAACACCGGTTTCACGGATCGTGATGCCAGCGTTGCGCAAGGCAATTTTCAAGCCGAGGTTGCTCATCACCGTGGCCACGAGGACATCATCCTTGAGCTCTCCGGCCGCTTTTTGTGCCACCGCCAGCACAGCCATGATCTGGTCGCCATCAATGACGTTGCCCTCATGGTCCACGGCGAGGCAGCGGTCTGCGTCGCCGTCGTGGGCGATGCCGAGGTCGGCTCCGATGGACAACACCGTTTCCTGCAGCAGTTCAAGGTGGGTCGATCCCACGCCGTCGTTGATGTTCAGCCCGTCCGGCTCGGCACCGATCACGGTGACCTGCGCGCCGGCATCCGTGAAGACCTGGGGCGAACATCCGCTGGCGGCACCGTGGGCGCAGTCCAGGACGATCTTCAACCCGTCCAGGCGGTGCGGCAGGGTTCCCAGCAGGTGCAGGACGTAACGGTCCTCCGCATCGGAGAACCGTTGGATGCGTCCAACATCCACGCCTACCGGCCTGAAGGCAGCCCGCTCAAGCTGCGCCTCAATGGCGTCTTCCACATCGTCGGGCAGCTTGGTGCCGCCACGGGCGAAGAACTTGATCCCGTTGTCGGGGGCCGGGTTGTGTGAGGCGGAAATCATGACGCCGAAGTCGGCGCCGAGGTCCGCGATCAGGAAGGCGGCGGCGGGCGTCGGCAGCACGCCGGCGTCGTACACGTCCACGCCTGCGCTGGCGAGCCCCGCCTCGACGGCAGCACCAATGAACTCACCGCTCGCCCTGGGGTCGCGGGCAATAACGGCGCGGGGCCGTTTGCCTTCACTCATCTGATCGTGTCCGAGGACAACTGCAGCAGCTTGGGCCAACGACAACGCCAGCTCAGCCGTCAGCAGGCCATTGGCCAAACCACGGACACCGTCTGTTCCAAATAATCTTGACATCAAGTTCAGTCTAAATCATGAAGCCGGAAATATTGCCCAGTTGGCATCATGCCCTCGGCCACACCCCGCCACACCCCACCACACCCCCAGACGCTCCTGCAGATATGGGGCACTATATGGCAACGCTCCTGCAGATAAGGGGCCCTTTCGGACAACGCTTCTGCATTCGCGCGCATGGGGCTGTCACGAAGCGTGCGAGGAGCGTCCGGAAAACTCCCCATATCTGCAGGAGGGTTTCGAAAAACACCCCCATATCTGCAGGAGGGTTTATGGGGCGAAACCAAAAAATCCCCGGCCCGCAGAAGCGGACCGGGGATTTTC
This genomic interval from Arthrobacter sp. PAMC 25486 contains the following:
- a CDS encoding D-alanyl-D-alanine carboxypeptidase family protein is translated as MPVVGFHQARRPRQTRAERLRRDLSWPRPGGILVSLAGAALVFSGALALGPSGEQPSPAAASSLPSTTPNTSTASVPPAVSPPAGTFETPTSPATTPTARATLAPSGSSPSAIPAPLLVAGAIPDSPIEKLFAAGGGTPTDPALLDINNPASPLVLVNKHRPLVPVDYAPADLVPPAVPSGSAEPVLVRAEAASALESMFAAATTEGVSINVKSSYRSYETQVSVYYGYVAEKGVAAADTTSARPGFSEHQTGLAVDIGDATAGTLCDFNSCFADTAAAQWVALHGADYGFVVRYVPGEEAVTGYLAEPWHLRFVGEAAAQDMAVRGIHSYEEYLGLPGAPGYK
- the mscL gene encoding large conductance mechanosensitive channel protein MscL, encoding MLKGFRDFIMKGNVVDLAVAVVIGAAFGAVINSLVENILMPLIAVITHSPNFDSFALVTIDGVDIKFGVFLTVLVNFILIAAAVYFVVVMPMNRILERRNAKLGINPEEEEVDPQVALLTEIRDALTTRPTGGLH
- the glmM gene encoding phosphoglucosamine mutase — protein: MSRLFGTDGVRGLANGLLTAELALSLAQAAAVVLGHDQMSEGKRPRAVIARDPRASGEFIGAAVEAGLASAGVDVYDAGVLPTPAAAFLIADLGADFGVMISASHNPAPDNGIKFFARGGTKLPDDVEDAIEAQLERAAFRPVGVDVGRIQRFSDAEDRYVLHLLGTLPHRLDGLKIVLDCAHGAASGCSPQVFTDAGAQVTVIGAEPDGLNINDGVGSTHLELLQETVLSIGADLGIAHDGDADRCLAVDHEGNVIDGDQIMAVLAVAQKAAGELKDDVLVATVMSNLGLKIALRNAGITIRETGVGDRYVLEEMRRGDYTLGGEQSGHVIFSKYATTGDGLLTGLQLAAQVAKTGKPLKELAEVMTKLPQIMINVKNVDKNRASSVPAINAAVAKAEAELGDTGRVLLRPSGTEALVRVMVEAGDIETAERICNDLVTVVRAELSL